The following are from one region of the Sorghum bicolor cultivar BTx623 chromosome 2, Sorghum_bicolor_NCBIv3, whole genome shotgun sequence genome:
- the LOC8063423 gene encoding probable protein arginine N-methyltransferase 3 yields the protein MEPSPADKEEVEAEEPLRSEEEEEDEEEGEEGWDDWCSDGEDVGGGLLCLFCSSRFDAENSLFEHCAAEHCFDFHRIVKELGLDFYSCIKLINFARSKVAEKKCWSCGQAFSSNTELCSHLHAVENYQIEGKVPWEDDVYLKPFMEDDSLLHSLSIDDDDDEDEDCGMSMERGQCSAGNGVLAEPPGNTLRTISERNGSDISPQFHQECTVGSTQGEDRESLAHEMNDSHLKVARASVNAKAIKTVDDNYFGSYSSFGIHREMLGDKVRTDAYRDAILGNPSLLSGATVLDVGCGTGILSLFAAKAGASRVVSVDGSAKMASVATQVAKNNGLLYDENVKAEQKQGSAQVISVVHTKAEELNQKIQVPQNGFDVLVSEWMGYCLLYESMLSSVLYARDHFLKPGGAILPDTATILGAGFGKGGTSLPFWENVYGFDMSCIGKEVTSSSARFPVVDVLSSQDIVTETAVLHSFDLASMKESEMDFTASFELRLSESSATVPGVTWCYGIVLWFDTGFTNRFCKEKPVVLSTSPYVTPTHWSQTIFTFEEPIAMAKEESALGSSASAGTDECPATMLRSRISIVRASEHRSIDISVETTAISSVGWKRSWPVQIFNL from the exons ATGGAGCCCAGCCCTGCAGACAAGGAAGAGGTTGAGGCAGAAGAGCCGCTAAGgtccgaggaggaggaggaagatgaggaggaaggagaggagGGGTGGGACGACTGGTGTTCCGACGGCGAAGATGTTGGCGGCGGGCTGCTGTGCTTGTTCTGTAGCTCGCGTTTCGACGCCGAGAACTCACTCTTCGAACACTGCGCTGCCGAGCACTGCTTCGATTTCCACAGGATTGTGAAGGAGCTGGGGCTGGATTTCTACAGCTGCATCAAGCTCATCAACTTTGCCCGCTCCAAG GTTGCAGAGAAAAAATGCTGGAGCTGTGGCCAAGCATTCTCTTCCAACACAGAACTCTGCAGCCACTTGCACGCAGTGGAGAATTACCAAATTGAGGGAAAGGTGCCATGGGAGGACGACGTTTACTTGAAACCTTTCATGGAAGACGACTCCCTTTTGCACAGTTTGTCAAtcgatgacgatgatgatgaagatgaggactgTGGGATGTCAATGGAAAGAGGACAATGTTCAGCAGGGAATGGGGTTTTAGCTGAACCACCGGGGAACACGCTGAGAACCATATCGGAAAGAAATGGTTCTGATATCAGCCCTCAATTTCATCAAGAGTGTACTGTTGGGAGTACACAAGGGGAGGACAGGGAGTCTCTTGCTCATGAGATGAATGATAGCCACCTAAAGGTTGCACGTGCTAGTGTTAATGCCAAAGCAATCAAAACTGTGGATGATAACTACTTTGGATCTTACAGTTCATTTGGTATCCACAGGGAGATGCTCGGTGATAAA GTCAGAACAGATGCTTACAGAGATGCAATTTTAGGCAATCCTAGCCTATTAAGTGGAGCAACTGTACTGGATGTTGGTTGCGGCACAGGAATTTTAAG TCTTTTTGCAGCAAAGGCTGGTGCGTCTAGAGTTGTTTCTGTTGATGGGAGTGCAAAGATGGCTTCTGTGGCTACCCAA GTTGCAAAGAATAATGGTCTATTGTATGATGAAAACGTGAAAGCAGAACAAAAGCAAGGTAGTGCTCAAGTGATAAGCGTTGTACATACAAAGGCTGAGGAGCTAAACCAGAAAATACAAGTCCCACAAAATGGCTTTGATGTGTTAGTGAGTGAATGGATGGGATATTGCCTGCTGTATGAATCCATGCTAAGTTCTGTCCTATATGCACGCGATCATTTTCTAAAACCTGGTGGTGCTATTCTCCCAGACACTGCAACTATT CTTGGTGCTGGCTTCGGGAAAGGTGGAACTAGCTTGCCATTTTGGGAAAACGTATATGGCTTCGATATGTCATGTATTGGCAAAGAAGTAACTTCATCTTCAGCTCGATTTCCTGTAGTTGATGTACTGTCTTCTCAGGATATTGTGACAGAGACTGCCGTACTCCAT TCCTTTGATCTTGCAAGTATGAAGGAAAGTGAGATGGATTTTACTGCAAGCTTTGAACTGAGGCTCAGCGAAAGTAGTGCCACTGTGCCTGGAGTGACCTGGTGCTATGGCATTGTATTGTGGTTTGACACGGGGTTTACCAACAGATTCTGCAAGGAGAAGCCTGTTGTCCTCTCCACCTCTCCCTACGTTACACCAACTCACTGGTCACAGACAATCTTCACCTTTGAAGAGCCTATCGCAATGGCGAAGGAGGAATCAGCCCTGGGTTCATCTGCATCGGCTGGCACAGATGAGTGCCCAGCTACGATGCTCAGGTCTCGGATAAGCATTGTGAGGGCATCTGAGCACCGTAGCATAGACATATCGGTTGAAACCACAGCAATCAGTTCAGTTGGCTGGAAGCGCAGCTGGCCTGTTCAGATATTCAACTTGTGA